The following are encoded together in the Parabacteroides chongii genome:
- the ispF gene encoding 2-C-methyl-D-erythritol 2,4-cyclodiphosphate synthase, which translates to MKIRVGFGYDVHALVPDRELWMGGIRIEHTLGLLGHSDADVLIHAICDALLGAANMRDIGYHFPDTAGEYKNIDSKILLRDTMKLIREAGYELGNIDATIAAERPKLNPHIPAMKQTLAEVMQVGEEDISIKATTTEKLGFTGRQEGIAAYATVLIQK; encoded by the coding sequence ATGAAGATACGTGTAGGTTTCGGTTATGATGTGCATGCCCTTGTTCCCGACCGTGAGTTGTGGATGGGAGGGATACGGATAGAGCATACATTGGGTTTACTGGGACATAGTGATGCGGATGTACTGATACATGCCATTTGTGATGCGCTCCTGGGGGCTGCCAATATGCGTGATATCGGTTATCATTTTCCTGATACGGCAGGCGAATACAAGAATATAGACAGTAAGATATTATTGCGTGATACAATGAAGCTAATACGTGAAGCCGGTTATGAACTGGGAAATATCGATGCAACCATAGCCGCTGAACGTCCGAAGCTGAATCCGCATATTCCTGCCATGAAACAAACGCTGGCTGAAGTGATGCAGGTAGGCGAGGAAGATATTTCCATCAAGGCTACAACGACAGAAAAACTGGGCTTTACCGGACGGCAGGAAGGTATTGCTGCGTATGCTACTGTACTGATTCAGAAGTAA